Within the Longimicrobium sp. genome, the region GGAGGGGCGACGGCTCGCCGCGGGAGAACGCCTCGCACAGCGTCCCCAGCTCGCGCAGAAGCACGCCCATGCTCCACCCGTCGCTCACGATGTGGTGCAGGGTGAGGAGGAGGACGTGCTCGTCACCGGCCATGCGCACCAGGCGCGCGCGCAGCAGCGGCCCCGCCGCCAGGTCGAAGGGGCGCCCCGCTTCGTCGTCGGCCAGCCGCCGCAGCTCCGAGTCGCGCTCCGCCGCGGGGAGCCCGGAGAGGTCTTCCAGCGGAAGCTCCACCCGCGGGTCGGGGTCCACCACCGCCACCGGGCCCTGCTCCGCGGCGCGGAAGGTGGTCCTGAGCGCCTCGTGGCGGCGCACCACCTCGCGCAGGCTCCGCTGGAAGGTGGCCGCGTCCAGGGCGCCGCGCACCCGCACCACGGCGGGGACGTTGTAGAGCGGCGTCCCGGGCTCGTACTGGTCCAGGAACCAGAGGCGCTCCTGCGAGAAGGAGAGCGGCACGGGATCGCCCGCACCCCGGCGCGGGATCCCCGTGTCGGCGGCGTCTCCCTGTTCCCTGAGGAGCGCCTCGAAGAGTGCCCGCTTGGCGGGGGAGAGCGCCGCGAGGTCCACGGAAGGCAGCGTCATCGGGCCATCTCCGCGGCGGGCGTCTTCGTCATCAACATTTCCTCTGCCTCGTCTTCGGAGAGCTGGGCCAGCGCACGCAGGATCTCCGCGGCGCGATGTGCCCGGGCCCGTACGGCCGGGTCTTCGTCGATGGCCGCCGAAAGGCCGGCCACCGTGGGGCTCGCGAAGAGGGCCCGGAACGAAACGTCGGCCTGCAGCATCTGGCGGACGCGCGCCACCACGCGCGTGGCCAGCAGGGAGTGGCCGCCGAGGTCGAAGAAGCTGTCGTGGATCCCCACGCGCTCCACCCCCAGCACCTCTCCCCAGATGCCGCACAGCGCTTCCTCCACGGCCGTGCGGGGGGCGGCGT harbors:
- a CDS encoding phosphopantetheine-binding protein, producing GGEVEFLGRLDDQVKVRGFRIELGEVEAALARQAGVRAAAAAVRGEGAERRLVGYVVAEAGTRGEAVREAVRRELPEAMVPQVVMLLERLPLASTGKLDRAALPQPEFGGEAGHYAAPRTAVEEALCGIWGEVLGVERVGIHDSFFDLGGHSLLATRVVARVRQMLQADVSFRALFASPTVAGLSAAIDEDPAVRARAHRAAEILRALAQLSEDEAEEMLMTKTPAAEMAR